Proteins encoded in a region of the Dreissena polymorpha isolate Duluth1 chromosome 6, UMN_Dpol_1.0, whole genome shotgun sequence genome:
- the LOC127833233 gene encoding uncharacterized protein LOC127833233, protein MNYSQSSHSLELIDTEQDIFDSQQDIFDSQQDIFDSQQDIFDSQQDIPQAQSVSVENFELISSDSSPYSTVSSIPTDPPSPVFRKRRRLARVDVTSSQASTIQPEDVTDSQTSDTVPSFPDWFNIMYDGDEAIYTYHHLDADVDKADMQILI, encoded by the exons ATGAATTACAGTCAGAGCAGTCATAGCCTAGAGCTGATTGACACTGAACAGGATATATTTGACAGTCAGCAGGATATATTTGACAGTCAGCAGGATATATTTGACAGTCAGCAGGATATATTTGACAGTCAACAGGATATACCCCAGGCCCAGTCAGTCTCTGTAGAGAATTTCGAGTTGATTTCCAGTGACAGCTCCCCATACAGTACTGTCAGTAGTATACCTACCGACCCG CCTAGCCCTGTATTTCGTAAGCGTAGACGCTTAGCTCGTGTGGATGTGACGTCGTCACAGGCATCAACAATTCAGCCAGAAGACGTGACAGATTCTCAGACGTCAGACACG GTCCCTTCTTTCCCAGACTGGTTCAACATTATGTACGATGGGGATGAGGCCATATACACATATCACCATCTAGATGCTGATGTTGACAAGGCTGATATGCAGATCCTCATATAA